Proteins from a single region of Geoalkalibacter sp.:
- a CDS encoding cytochrome C: MKGFLLFLALGASLLGCAMVGSWKAIPPPGGCDQCHQLPISHDWSVTLAPVSLSDESGVPAWQQPTSVLPPEPSTLEQQKITEQRCFRCHKGPDRAHTQYQGRYHH, from the coding sequence ATGAAGGGATTTCTGCTGTTTTTGGCCCTGGGCGCAAGCCTGCTGGGCTGCGCCATGGTCGGCTCGTGGAAGGCGATTCCGCCGCCGGGCGGCTGCGATCAGTGCCATCAGTTGCCCATCAGCCACGACTGGAGCGTCACCCTGGCGCCGGTCAGCCTCAGCGATGAAAGCGGCGTGCCCGCCTGGCAGCAGCCCACCTCGGTGCTGCCCCCCGAACCCTCGACCCTGGAGCAGCAGAAAATCACCGAGCAGCGCTGCTTTCGCTGCCACAAGGGGCCGGATCGCGCCCACACCCAGTACCAGGGGCGCTATCATCATTGA
- a CDS encoding penicillin-binding protein 1A: MSATRILKYLSLLALLAVLGGAAVLGGAYYYVAGDLPRVDSLADYRPPIITRVLAEDGTVIAEYSRERRIVVPVERLPQQLVNAFVAAEDAQFFSHPGIDFWSILRAAIRNVQAGGIVQGGSTITQQVAKSMLLTPERKFSRKFKEAILAYRMEQKLSKEGILYLYLNQIYLGHAAYGVQAAAENYFNKDVQDLSLAECAMLAGLPQAPSRYSPYSNFERAKERQRYVLNRMAEEGYISADEARAAFAEELTIHPRLNRHIAGAAYFTEQVRRYLEQNYGEELLYSGGLEVHTSMNLAMQQAAQAAVRDNLREHDRRRGYRGPLRVLAPGAIEAFLAGQRDALGSQPPAPDTVLEAVLTGGDERNLRLKVGGWQASLSRNEARWAGTIEVVAADREPRGNAEGGGRTRLPLGSVLQTRLSKVNADGSLVLSLEQEPLAQGALVAVDPRNGLVRAMVGGYDFSTSQFNRATQARRLPGSAIKPLIYAAALDRGYTPASIILDSPLIYRQAGGTEWRPKNYDDKFNGPTSFRDALAQSRNIPTIKILEDIGVGYAANYARKLGIESPLPRDLTLALGSAAMTPMELTTAYSVFASGGVRHTPTYILRIKDRDGRILESIDPADFPAGVGPGQRLLRPAPERVISPTTAYLINNLMESVVQDGTGQRAKVLNRPVAGKTGTTNELKDAWFIGYVPQLVAASWVGHDQERTLGRQETGARAALPAWISFMQEALKELPAEHFAVPDNLEFRPIDPRNGLLTTEDADHMIIEAFAPGSAPTRYAMDQPQLRAQDFFRLDLEELR; this comes from the coding sequence ATGTCCGCGACACGCATCCTGAAATATCTGAGTCTTCTCGCCCTGCTGGCCGTGCTCGGCGGCGCCGCCGTGCTCGGCGGGGCCTATTACTACGTGGCGGGTGATCTGCCCCGCGTCGATTCCCTCGCCGACTACCGGCCGCCCATCATCACCCGCGTCCTGGCCGAGGACGGCACGGTGATCGCCGAATACTCGCGGGAGCGGCGCATCGTGGTGCCCGTCGAGCGCCTGCCGCAGCAACTGGTGAATGCCTTCGTCGCCGCCGAGGATGCCCAGTTTTTCAGCCATCCGGGCATCGATTTCTGGTCGATCCTGCGCGCCGCCATCCGCAATGTGCAGGCCGGCGGCATCGTCCAGGGCGGCAGCACCATCACCCAGCAGGTGGCCAAGAGCATGCTGCTCACCCCGGAGCGCAAGTTCTCGCGCAAGTTCAAGGAGGCGATCCTCGCCTACCGCATGGAGCAAAAGCTCTCCAAGGAGGGCATCCTCTACCTCTATCTCAACCAGATCTATCTCGGCCACGCCGCCTACGGCGTGCAGGCGGCCGCCGAAAACTACTTCAACAAGGACGTGCAGGACCTGAGCCTCGCCGAATGCGCCATGCTCGCCGGTCTGCCCCAGGCGCCGAGCCGCTATTCGCCCTACAGCAACTTCGAGCGCGCCAAGGAGCGCCAGCGCTACGTGCTCAACCGCATGGCCGAGGAGGGCTATATCAGCGCCGACGAAGCGCGGGCGGCCTTTGCCGAGGAGCTCACCATTCACCCGCGCCTCAACCGCCACATCGCCGGCGCCGCCTATTTCACCGAGCAGGTGCGCCGTTACCTGGAACAGAACTACGGCGAGGAACTGCTCTACAGCGGCGGACTGGAGGTGCACACCTCCATGAATCTCGCCATGCAGCAGGCCGCCCAGGCGGCGGTGCGCGACAACCTGCGCGAGCACGACCGGCGCCGCGGCTATCGCGGGCCCCTGCGGGTGCTCGCCCCGGGCGCGATCGAGGCATTCCTCGCCGGGCAACGCGACGCCCTGGGCTCCCAGCCGCCGGCCCCCGATACGGTGCTTGAAGCCGTGCTCACCGGCGGCGACGAGCGCAACCTGCGCCTCAAGGTGGGCGGCTGGCAGGCGAGCCTGAGCCGCAACGAGGCGCGCTGGGCCGGCACCATCGAGGTGGTCGCCGCCGATCGCGAACCGCGCGGCAACGCCGAGGGCGGCGGGCGCACCCGCCTGCCCCTGGGTTCGGTCCTGCAGACGCGCCTGAGCAAGGTCAACGCCGACGGCTCCCTGGTGCTGAGCCTGGAGCAGGAACCCCTCGCCCAGGGCGCTTTGGTCGCCGTCGATCCGCGCAACGGCCTGGTGCGCGCCATGGTCGGCGGCTATGACTTTTCCACCAGCCAATTCAACCGCGCCACCCAGGCCCGGCGCCTGCCCGGCTCGGCGATCAAGCCGCTGATCTACGCCGCCGCCCTCGACCGGGGCTACACGCCTGCCTCCATCATCCTCGACAGCCCGCTGATCTACCGCCAGGCCGGGGGCACCGAGTGGCGGCCGAAAAACTACGACGACAAGTTCAACGGCCCGACCAGCTTTCGCGACGCCCTCGCCCAGTCGCGCAACATCCCAACCATCAAGATCCTCGAGGACATCGGCGTGGGCTATGCCGCCAACTACGCGCGCAAGCTCGGCATCGAATCGCCCCTGCCGCGCGATCTGACCCTGGCCCTGGGCTCGGCGGCCATGACGCCCATGGAACTGACCACCGCCTACAGCGTCTTCGCCAGCGGCGGGGTGCGCCACACGCCGACCTACATCCTGCGCATCAAGGACCGCGACGGACGCATCCTCGAGTCCATCGACCCCGCCGATTTCCCAGCGGGCGTCGGCCCCGGCCAGCGTCTGCTGCGCCCCGCGCCGGAGCGGGTCATCTCGCCCACCACCGCCTATCTCATCAACAACCTCATGGAGAGCGTGGTCCAGGACGGCACCGGGCAGCGCGCCAAGGTGCTCAACCGGCCGGTGGCGGGCAAGACCGGCACCACCAACGAACTCAAGGATGCCTGGTTCATCGGCTACGTGCCGCAGCTGGTCGCCGCCTCCTGGGTCGGCCACGACCAGGAGCGCACCCTCGGACGCCAGGAAACCGGCGCCCGCGCCGCGCTGCCGGCGTGGATCAGCTTCATGCAGGAGGCGCTCAAGGAACTGCCCGCGGAGCATTTCGCCGTGCCCGACAATCTGGAGTTTCGCCCCATTGATCCGCGCAACGGCCTGCTCACCACCGAGGACGCCGATCACATGATCATCGAGGCCTTCGCCCCGGGCAGCGCCCCGACCCGCTACGCCATGGACCAGCCCCAGCTGCGGGCGCAGGATTTCTTTCGACTCGATCTGGAGGAATTGCGCTGA
- a CDS encoding TAXI family TRAP transporter solute-binding subunit: protein MRRSALKLAALLSLLLVVWAAAGCEKRGRALRLGGGPAGGTFQVVAEGLREILQPAHPGVRFVVERSAGSSANLRGLQEGKLDLALIYAGDVYGREPGAAAVDRVQALTRLYDAVAQLAVPASSRITMPSQLRGARVAVGNPGSGAAQAAERYFRALGIWDQIVPVYLGYDMAIAELLRGNLVAVWELVGVPSASFAAATRQVPLRLLNLREAAHGGHFFDLHPFYRPVQIASGTYPGQERAVTSFADTALLAASRELSRDMVWRILEGLFSEEGLKALRKVHPALADLTPEAALQDLEIPLHPGAVHYWRQQGHELPPQLLPAVP from the coding sequence ATGCGCAGATCCGCCTTGAAGCTTGCCGCGCTGCTGAGCCTGCTGCTGGTCGTCTGGGCCGCGGCGGGATGTGAAAAGCGCGGTCGCGCCCTGCGTTTGGGTGGTGGTCCGGCGGGGGGCACTTTTCAGGTGGTGGCGGAAGGTCTGCGGGAGATTCTCCAGCCCGCCCATCCCGGCGTGCGCTTCGTGGTCGAGCGCAGCGCGGGCTCCAGCGCAAATCTGCGCGGGTTGCAGGAGGGCAAGCTGGATCTGGCGCTGATCTACGCGGGGGATGTTTACGGCAGGGAGCCGGGCGCGGCGGCGGTCGACAGGGTTCAGGCCCTGACGCGGCTCTATGATGCGGTGGCGCAGCTCGCGGTGCCTGCCAGCAGTCGCATTACCATGCCGTCACAGCTGCGCGGCGCGCGGGTCGCCGTCGGCAATCCCGGCTCCGGCGCGGCGCAGGCCGCCGAGCGCTATTTTCGCGCCCTGGGCATCTGGGATCAGATCGTGCCGGTGTATCTGGGCTACGACATGGCCATCGCCGAGCTGCTGCGCGGCAACCTGGTGGCGGTGTGGGAGCTGGTCGGCGTGCCGAGCGCCTCCTTTGCCGCGGCCACGCGGCAAGTGCCGCTGCGCCTGCTCAACCTGCGGGAGGCGGCCCACGGCGGACATTTCTTCGACCTCCATCCCTTCTATCGGCCGGTGCAGATCGCGTCCGGCACCTATCCCGGTCAGGAGCGGGCGGTAACGAGTTTTGCCGACACCGCCCTGCTGGCGGCTTCGCGAGAGCTCTCGCGGGACATGGTCTGGCGCATCCTCGAGGGGCTCTTCAGCGAGGAGGGGCTAAAGGCCTTGCGCAAGGTCCATCCGGCCCTGGCGGATTTGACTCCGGAGGCGGCCCTGCAGGATCTGGAAATTCCTCTACACCCCGGCGCGGTCCATTACTGGCGGCAGCAGGGGCACGAGCTTCCTCCCCAGCTGCTGCCCGCCGTTCCCTGA
- the nth gene encoding endonuclease III translates to MKSVDGSAKGPAARARRRALEVLARLEQAHADAHCALHHADPWQLLVATMLSAQCTDERVNQVTPLLFARCPDAAATAAADLGELEELIRSTGFFRAKARNIQAAARMLLEDHGGEVPRALDALVRLPGVGRKTAHVVRGVAFGEAAMVVDTHVKRLALRLGWTRAQDPRQIEEDLCRLLPRAKWTQAGHVLIFHGRRICKAPTPHCSRCPVSSSCPRVGVAKSR, encoded by the coding sequence GTGAAATCTGTGGATGGCTCGGCAAAAGGTCCGGCGGCGCGCGCCCGACGGCGGGCCCTGGAGGTGCTTGCCCGGCTTGAGCAGGCCCACGCCGATGCCCATTGCGCCCTGCATCACGCCGATCCCTGGCAGCTGCTGGTGGCCACCATGCTCTCCGCCCAATGCACCGACGAGCGCGTCAACCAGGTGACCCCGCTTTTGTTCGCGCGCTGCCCCGACGCCGCCGCCACGGCGGCGGCCGATCTCGGCGAGCTTGAAGAGCTGATTCGCTCCACGGGGTTTTTTCGCGCCAAGGCGCGTAACATCCAGGCCGCGGCGCGGATGCTGCTGGAAGACCACGGCGGCGAAGTGCCGCGAGCGCTTGATGCGCTGGTGCGATTGCCGGGCGTGGGCCGCAAGACCGCTCATGTGGTGCGCGGCGTGGCCTTCGGCGAGGCGGCGATGGTGGTCGACACCCACGTCAAGCGCCTTGCGTTGCGCCTGGGCTGGACCCGCGCGCAGGATCCGCGGCAGATCGAGGAGGATCTGTGTCGGTTGCTGCCGCGCGCGAAATGGACGCAGGCCGGGCATGTGCTGATTTTTCACGGACGGCGCATCTGCAAGGCGCCGACGCCTCATTGCTCCCGGTGTCCGGTGAGCTCGTCGTGCCCCCGCGTGGGGGTCGCCAAGTCGCGCTGA
- a CDS encoding endonuclease/exonuclease/phosphatase family protein: MSATIRIMTYQVGRCRGGDGNIDPERIAAVIAEGRPDIVALQDIDTDPGRGQLHQLEKRLGMTGYARELCGGNAFLSYFPLAGLRSYDLGEGGCCLRGDADVRGKRLHLFNLRLSSAFGRRGRQIHNLLSRDLLGDDALVCPTIALGDFGDIVWTLANLELNLRLRQAVRPLWSATYPACFPLIGRDRAYLKGKIRVLDARILRSPLARRAASHLPLILTAEIQDPACTLRVKELKRSGMEVAAS, translated from the coding sequence ATGTCCGCCACCATCCGCATCATGACCTATCAGGTCGGCCGCTGCCGGGGCGGCGACGGGAACATCGATCCCGAGCGCATCGCCGCGGTTATCGCCGAGGGTCGGCCGGATATCGTCGCCTTGCAGGACATCGACACCGATCCCGGTCGCGGGCAATTGCACCAGCTGGAAAAACGCCTCGGCATGACCGGCTACGCCCGGGAGCTGTGCGGCGGCAACGCCTTTCTCTCCTATTTTCCCCTGGCGGGGTTGCGCAGCTACGACCTCGGCGAGGGGGGCTGCTGCCTGCGCGGCGACGCCGACGTGCGCGGCAAGCGTCTGCACCTGTTCAACCTGCGGCTGAGCAGCGCCTTCGGCCGTCGCGGCCGCCAGATCCATAATCTGCTCAGCCGTGATCTGCTCGGCGATGACGCCCTGGTCTGTCCGACCATCGCCCTCGGCGATTTTGGCGATATCGTCTGGACCCTGGCCAATCTGGAGCTCAACCTGCGCCTGCGCCAGGCCGTGCGACCCCTGTGGAGCGCCACCTACCCGGCATGCTTTCCCCTCATCGGCCGCGATCGCGCTTATCTCAAGGGCAAGATTCGCGTGCTCGACGCCCGCATCCTGCGCTCGCCCCTGGCGCGCCGCGCCGCCTCGCATCTGCCCCTGATCCTCACCGCGGAAATCCAGGATCCGGCCTGCACCCTCCGGGTCAAGGAACTCAAGCGCAGCGGCATGGAGGTCGCGGCGAGTTGA